The DNA segment ATGATAATCATGACTTTTAAATAATGATTTGGCTACAGCTGTTTTCATAATTTTTTGATATATATTACACAAATTTACTTCTTTAAAAATGAAGATTTGGCAACATTTACAACTTTCGAAAAAAATATTTGCCACAAAATTAGCTTTGAATAAAATCCAATAGTATTTTTTTAAAAACATTATTTCAAAAAACAGATTATGACTATATTTGCACAACTCAACCAAAAAAAATGACTTGAGCTTGCGAAATTGCGAAAGCACGAATCCAAATTTTAAAAACAACTTGAATGAAATACAAAAGAATTCTTCTAAAATTAAGTGGCGAAGCGTTAATGGGCGAAAGACAATATGGCATTGACCCTGCAAGATTAGACGAATATGCCGATGAAATTAAAAAAGTGCATGACAAAGGCGTTGAAATAGCCATTGTTATAGGCGGAGGAAATATTTTCAGAGGTGTTGCCGGCGCAAGTGCCGGAATGGACAGAGTTCAAGGCGATTATATGGGGATGCTGGCTACCGTGATTAACGGAATGGCATTACAAGGTGCGCTAGAAGGCAAAGGTATGAAAACTCGTTTGCAAACGGCCTTGAAAATGGAATCTATTGCCGAGCCTTACATCAAAAGGAGAGCCGATCGTCATCTTGAAAAAGGAAGAATCGTCATTTTTGGAGCAGGAACTGGAAATCCTTATTTCACGACCGATACCGCCGCCGTTTTGCGTGGTGTGGAAATTAATGCCGACGTAATCCTGAAAGGAACACGTGTTGACGGCGTTTATACTGCCGACCCGGAAAAAGATGCCACTGCAACAAAATTCAATTACATCTCTTTTGAAGATGTGTTGAAAAAAGGGTTGAACGTCATGGACACAACGGCCTTTACATTGAGCCAAGAGAACAAACTTCCCATAGTAATTTTTGACATGAACAAAGAAGGTAATTTGTTGAAAATTTGCGAAGGACAAAACGTAGGAACAGAAGTAAATATATAGTTAGCAGTGTTCAGTATTTGGTTTACAGTAAAAACTGAATACTGAACAGTGAATACTGAACACTAATTAAAAAATTATGACTGAAGAAATAGAATTTATTTTAGACAGCACCCAAGAATCTATGGCAGGTACTATTGCCCATTTAGAAAAAGCATTCTTGAATATCCGTGCAGGAAAAGCGTCTCCGGCAATGTTGGGAAGTGTTTTTGTAGATTATTACGGATCCGCAACGCCTCTTTCGCAAGTATCAAAAATCAGTGTTCCTGATGCGAGAACCATTACATTGCAACCTTTCGAAAAGAACATGCTGCACCCAATAGAAAAAGCCATTATGGTGGCCAATCTAGGCTTCAACCCAATGAACAACGGAGATGTAATCATTATCAGCGTTCCGCCTTTGACCGAAGACAGAAGACGCGAATTGGCAAAACAAGCAAAATCTGAGGCTGAAGACGCAAAAATAGGAATCAGAAATGCGCGCAAAGACGCTAATACCGAAATTAAAAAACTGGAAAAAGAAGGAACCTCCGAAGACATTTGCAAAAGTGCCGAAGAAGAAGTTCAAAATTTGACCAACAGTTTTATCAAAAAAATCGACGAGCATCTTGTTATTAAAGAAGCCGAAATTATGAAAGTGTAAAACTTTTCAAATCAAAAAAAATCCGCTTCTTGCGGATTTTTTTTTATGCATAAAACTAATGTTTCATTA comes from the Flavobacterium limnophilum genome and includes:
- the pyrH gene encoding UMP kinase, producing MKYKRILLKLSGEALMGERQYGIDPARLDEYADEIKKVHDKGVEIAIVIGGGNIFRGVAGASAGMDRVQGDYMGMLATVINGMALQGALEGKGMKTRLQTALKMESIAEPYIKRRADRHLEKGRIVIFGAGTGNPYFTTDTAAVLRGVEINADVILKGTRVDGVYTADPEKDATATKFNYISFEDVLKKGLNVMDTTAFTLSQENKLPIVIFDMNKEGNLLKICEGQNVGTEVNI
- the frr gene encoding ribosome recycling factor, producing the protein MTEEIEFILDSTQESMAGTIAHLEKAFLNIRAGKASPAMLGSVFVDYYGSATPLSQVSKISVPDARTITLQPFEKNMLHPIEKAIMVANLGFNPMNNGDVIIISVPPLTEDRRRELAKQAKSEAEDAKIGIRNARKDANTEIKKLEKEGTSEDICKSAEEEVQNLTNSFIKKIDEHLVIKEAEIMKV